GTATTTAGTATATTTAATGTGTATAGTTAGTTGCATCCAACTGTAATTAGTAAGGAGAGTATAGTGTAAAAGTAGTAGCAACAGCTTACACTTACTGAGCACTAGCCATATTTTAAGCACTTTACAAGTGTTAACTCATTTAAACCCCAGGGCAACCCTACCAGGCTGCTTTTATTCCTCCTTTTATACATCAAACAAGGAAGCACAAAGGTTAAAtcccttgcctgaggtcacacaaccAGTAAGTGATACAGGCAGGCTTCAGTCCCCAGCAGTCAGGTTTGGGAGCCAGTGTTCTTTCCATTGCCTGTTTCCCTGACATTTCAGAGACTGTGGGTGCCTTTGAAAATACCTGATACTAGACGGTAACTGTTTATAACCAGGAGCCCTGTTGTTCAGATGAAAACATACAGAAGTCAATACAAAGCAGGTGAAAGTATGGTGTTCTAGTTGAAGTTGAAAGGGAGTGCTTTGAGCACAGCTGTCTCTTCTCCAGCTCCCTCTAACAGAGTTCTTTGAAATTCTAGAATTTACAGAACAGCTTGCAAAACACTGATAATGCATTCTTCCCATTTCATAGGTGAGAAAATGGAATCAAATCAAGTGAGTCTCTCAAAGTGTATTAGTTAAATTTTACCCATTTGCAATACTGGATAGAGTACTATCAAAACAGTAAGGAAGAAGAGCATTGCTTTTTCTTGGTTCACCAAATAAATGCTGTATCTGACATGTTATGAGAATACAGAAATCCAAATCATGTTCACCATCTTCAAATGGGAATTTTAGACGCAGCTGAAACAAATGGAGATTAGAGCAGTAGCTAAATGGTTCACTTTGTGGTTCACAGGGAAAGAAACTTGGTGAGTGTAGCAGGCTTTGGGGACGGTTTCATCAAGGAGCAAGACCATTGGACTTTGCTGGATATCTGGGGTTTAATAGAGGCAGAGAGGGTAGAGGGCATATCAATCACAGGGAGTCACTTAAGTTAGGACATGTAGGTAGAAATGAGACTGACCGTTTCCAGGATGGTGAGGAGACCAGCCTGGCACAACTAGAGGGAAAATTTCTGGAGGTTATAGGTAACTATTATATACGAGTAATAGGAATTACTCCTACCAATATACTGGAAAGGGCAAGCAGAGAGGCTATGAAGAATCTTTAAAGGCAAACAGAAAAAATTAGATTGGATGAGGTGGAACTTAGAAATCCATTAAAGGTAGTAACCTAATGAAAACTGTTGAAGAAAGCAAATAGGCAGTCGTGTGAGAAAGGATGGATTAGAATAGAAAGGAACTTTTGTTAGGAAAATACTATTAAATTTTTCAATTTATAGATAATTACTATGCCAATGGGGAAAACAGTAATTTTTgttaaataagattattttaattcttaaaaggCCCGAGTGAAGCTGAAGAATTCCAGCTTGAGGTGAGTGGGCTACTAGGGGAGATGAACTGTCCATATCTTTCACTGACATCTGGGGATGTGACCAAGCGCCTTCTCATTCAGAAGAACTGCCTCCTTTTGCTCAGTAAGTTCATGGCTACTAGAATGtagctattattttctgtttatgttttccATGACTAATAAAACAGGTTTAAAGAAAACATTGTTTAAAATTTCTAACTAAGAAGCTAATGGTGGGTTTGTGCACTGGTAGCAGTATCCTTTCGTAATTGCTACTCTTTTACAGTTTAAATTCGGTGTGGTGCTCAGCCTGCTGTTCTTCACCTAACATGACCAAAATTAGTGCTAGAGGGTTATCCAGGTGTGGCATCTTGCAAACATCAGTGTTTTAGACCAGAAGCACACTAAAATCAACTAGGAAGATACTATGGAaataatgaagttttttttttttttttaaatttgtggacAGTAACCATTCTAGGCACAGTAAAtggaaaatgtaattatttaagGTATTTTGTGTTGTTATTTCTTTATGGCTGGGTAATTATTTGTGGATTTCGATTTTGTTTGTAAAGATGTCAAATTACAATGTAAGCATTTCTAGAATACTATTTGGATTGTTCTATACTTACTGATCAGTTGGGAAGtaaatttttatgaaaagttatttccttctatgttattttttaaatatactaactactatttttcttttcaccCTGAGAAACAGTAAGTAGACTCACAAAGTTTATTGCCTTATGTAAACTCTACAGTAAATAACTTCCAGTCATCTTAAACTCAGAATTTTTGTAGCATTCTGAGACACATTTAGATTACGCTTTGGTTAAGTGAATAGTATAGTTCTTATTATGACAAACACAGTTCAGAGCATCTTTCAAATGTTTGTCTTTACAGTTTTAACTTTGGCTTCTGAAAAATGATGCAACTCcaattttgaatgttaagtttttaaaaaagcgtGTGTTCATAGCCATTATATTTAGGAACTAAGGTATTCTAAAATCACTTTAACTTCCCCTTTGTCAAATGATTGTTACTAGGTATAGGGGTGGTGGATGGGTGCATATTGTTAGATATTGCTTTAGATACTGATATTGCTGGCATGTAGTTCTTATACATGCATTCATTATCCTTCAAATCGTATAATTTCAATAACTGGCTCAGCCACAGTATACTCACTGAATCTTCCTTTGTAGCACTGCTTATCCTTACCAATACCTGATATTTGGCACTTAGAATATGTTATCTTACATAGGAAGACAACAGCTGTGTGGAAAGCTCAGTAAGGACCCTGAATTAACTCATTGCGAGAGCTCAGAGTTTGGTCTTTCTGTTCCTGATACTTATACAGAACCACTTGGAATATAAGTGTTTTATAAAAATGCCTTTAACTCTTTCCTGTTTCTTAAGCAGACTGTTCTGAACATTATATTGTAATGTGCTGTTACCTCAAAAGCTCTTCAAGAATATACAACTGTTTGCTCCTCAACTAAATGACTAAATCAACTAAAGCTTACTCTGCTTTTGGCATTCttcatacacagatacacactgctcgcttccttctctttatctttgcttctgctctttcctctttctgaataTTCCCTGGTTTGTATCCCCTCTCATGCTAGTACGCATTTATGTACATGTACTCATTCTCTTTCCACTCTGTATAAATATTTCTCATCTTTCCAAGTCTCAGTTGTCACATCTCAGTGCTATAATTTTACTTGCTTCTTGTAGCACCCTACCTTATTGAATTGAATCTTTTAATACATTGCGTCCTAAACCTCATTAGAATTGTTAGTAAAACAGAATAGTGTATTCTCTAATAGTCTATAGTGGCTGAAAAACTCTCATGTGTCAGGTTAAGAACTGTTGTGGCTGTTGATTGGCCTTTGTGGTTGTCAGGATATTAATATTTCCCTTAGGTATATAAGTCTGATATCTTTGTatgcatatattatttatttctaataagaTTGTCAGTAGAGATAatctttttttgttgtgttttatatCTTCAGTGCCTTTTCTGATTTTATGAACACACCAGTTACAGTTAATGCTTTTTGATGGTAATTGTGTTGGTAAACTAATTTTGGGAATGCCTGAGCTATGTTGTCCCAAATTTAGAGACCAATTTAttaaatcatatatatgattttcTAGAGcaagggttggcaaactttttcttaaagggcCACATAGTATATATTTTCTGCTTTGTGGGCCATAAGCTGTCTGGCAACTACTTAACTCCACTGTTGTAGCATATAAGTGGCCATAGATGACATGTAAATGAATTTTAGAGTGTGGCCACATTCCAGTAAAACCTTATTTGCAAAAACAGTTGATTATTTTCATGGCAGTGGGATTTTACTGTTTTGATCTTTTAATTTAACTCATGCAGTTTGCTATACAGAACATGTTAAGATTCATCAAACCCGTTTAGGATGACCTTTCCAGAAACTTAGTTGTTTATTCTAGAATAGGATTTGGCAGCTTTTCAGAAATGGTCTGCTAAAATTATGACCCCTGTACTTCTCACATTACACCTTGGGTGTAGGAAATGAGATATTCAAGCTGATCATTCTTTTATACTTACTGTAGGGCTTAAGAGCccagaaaatgtctttttccagcTCTCTTCCTAATATTGTCAGAAGGTTCTCACTTTGTCACATAACCTGAAATCCTATGATCCAAATGATTATTAAAcatctaaaaatataaatgtcctttggaaggaaaaaggaataaGATTGAATATTTTTACCTTCAACTGATTTACCTGAAGCAGATTACAGCCCTCATTATACCTGGCTGAAGTCAACAAACAAGGGAATGGTATTGATATGAAACGACTCCACCCAGAAATGATTAGAaagttttgggttgttttttcttttcccccagggGAGGGGGTGAGAATGAGGAATGTAGGAGGAAAGGGAATGTTAAGAAGAATATAGATGAAAGAGGGTATTGTGTGCCCTGCCAGAAGGTGACAGGCTACTGGAGAACATGTATGAAAAAGGGATGTTTGTAAATTTAGTACCTTCCCCTTCTCTTGTAAGTGAAGCTTTGACTACTTAAAATACTCTTTTACTCCAGTCTTAAACAGACTACTTGAGTATTGGAAGGTAAGAGGGCAAGCTAGTTATATCACTGGTGTGTATCAGTTGTGAGAAGTacaatatagatatatgtatatatacaacttTTTAAACTGTTGCTGAAAATTAGCCACCTGCCATCTTTTGCCAATTTGCTAACAGATGCCAACCCATGTTCTGGAGGTTCCTTAATAGTGAAATGCAAGAATCAGATTTTAAGATGTGATCTACCTTGATCTTCTGGTTTCAAAAAAGAATTGCTTGCTTTTAAATCAGGCTCTGAACATATATTGGTTAAACACTGAATTACAGAACCAGTTTATGTGTTACATAATTTGCAGGTAAAAAAatggttttcctttcttgtttttatccattcttGCAGCTTTATTACATATCATTAGGTCTATAGAGTTGTGACTCCAGACTTATGACTATTAATTGTAGCTGTATCTCATTTTGAAATCTTATTTTGTTTACTTCAGCATACCTCATCTCAGAACTAGAAGCTGCCAGAATGCTCTGTGTGAATACTCTTCCAAAAAAAGCTCAAGAAGGAGGCGGTAGTGAGGTCTTTCAAGAGTTGAAAGGCATATGTATTGCTCTAGGAATGTCCAAACCTCCAGCCAATATAACTATGTTCCAATTCTTCAGCGGGATTGAAAAAAAAGTAAGACCATTAGTACCAGATTGTAGTGTATTAAAGGCATAGTCCTACAGTTGTTTGAAATGAAGCAAGTTAATTTCTCTTAATGGGAACCtaatgtacatatttttaagtgATTGTTACTAAATGAGTTTTGCATTTTAAATCCTAGATACCTTCAAGAAAAATTGGTATTTTACTattgttttaaaacatgtttctttttcaaaaaggaaCCTTTGCACCTTGATTTATAAACGGAAATAAACTAGAAATAATGTAAAGAAAATTAGGACTTATGTccatttaaaacttattttatcaTTGAACTTCAATACAATTAATTTTAAGGTCTTTATCATTAAATTTTACCACCATTCTCCCCATTGACTGGACAGAAAAGGATGTAAATGTTTTGGGATTTTAATCCAGTCACTTTAAGTCTTACATGTTTCATTTGACAAACTAGTTGTGTTAACTGCTAATATAATCTAGTACATGAAAATAAGTCAGAATTGTTTTTATACCACATATTTTCAACAGTTAAGAGTCTTTATATAATTGATTAGGAACAagcaatttcaattaaaaaattaatgaacagaaGAGAATGATACTTATTATAGCAGAGTTATTCTCTATATGCATATCTGCTGGACTCTTAAGAATTGGTACATTTGCCTTGTGGGGTAGATGGACACCATGATGCACAAATTTGGCTGAACTCTACCGGGGAGCAGCAGTGTATCCATAGTCcatatttttctgtgtgttcattcattcattcagcaaatacataTTGAGTGCCCACTgttgtcaggcactgttctaggtgcagTGAAGGACTCATACTTCCATAGACACCTGAGGAGTGGGTCAAGTGAGTGTCTTTATCGTGTGGGTCTTGTACATTTCAAAACATCCTCCACCTTTGCCTCTGTCAGGAATCTTCTTTTGATGGCAGGATATGATGGGAGTTGGGAAGATGAGGAGGATGTGTTTTACCTTtagatttgtttattcattcatttatgtttttGTGTCAGTTAAAGGAAACATTAGCAAAAGTTCCACCTAatcatgtgggaaagcctttattGAAGAAGCCAATGGGACCGGCCCACTGGGTGAGTAGTGAGCATCCTGAGTAAACTTTGTAAGGAGCCATCTACCTGTCTCAGGATATTTATGTTTGTGCTTTGAAGTTATATTCTCTAATATGGTGGACATCCTTAGAATCATTTTTGTAAGTCTTAAGATTTatccaaaataattttatttatgtaacgTTAAAAGTACTTCTTTCATAATTTGTAAAAAATTTCACACAGCTGATTAAATTGAAGTTCAATATGATGCATGTTTCTAATTGCCAAATGGGTTGCCTTCAAGCCAAAAGCTTCACTGGGCTGAGCTCCACACAGTGAGTTACAGGAACACTAAATGAGAATTTTGTACTTACATATTCTTTATTCTATTTTGAGATGACATTATTATGCCTGTCATTTCGTTAGTTTATTATAActtattattctgttttattatataaCCTAAATCATTTTGTGCTGAGTGCTGGGCATTCAGTTGTGAATGAAGCAGTTTCTCCCCTTTTGGAATTAGGGGGTCAAGCAGATTTAAATTCTAACtggtctttttaattttgtttcaggAAAAGATAGAAGCAATTAACCAAGCTGTGGCCAATGAATATGAAGTTCGGAGAAAGCTGCTAATAAAACGTTTGGATGTCACAGTCCAGTCTTTTGGCTGGTCTGACAGAGCCAAGGTACACATAAAATCACTGAAAAGAGCAGAGTATTTCTGGACATGATCTTTAAACATACTTAACACAGCTTAGACATAGTGCAGACTATAAGAGAAATATGTAGGAGATACACATAGGGGTTTTTCTTTAGGGAATTACTGAGGAACCATTCAGCAAtagtgaaaacatttatttttcaattttttaatatttctcagcAAAGCTATATGTTGTAAACCCTACTGGAAGTATCCATTTGTAAGAGGAAAGTAGAGTAgctaaaaattactaaaaataataaaattttaaattgtttactATACTTTAAGCTAACAGTTTAACTtgctaattaaataaattaagtttaaaatattgattttggAGGACCAAATATTGTGACCCATTTATACAGAATTGGAGAATTCAGTAAGACTTCATTTTATTTCAGCTTAAATAAGATAATCCAGGTAAAGGTCTTGGTcatttcaacagatatttattaaattatctaCTATTTTATCAGTAAGTGGTAATTAATTGGCACAGTTGGTTAATTTGACCTTCTTAGAACCCTGAAATAGAACTAATTCCTTGAATTTATGTGGAGATTGATCCAAAATGTTAGAAGTTCCCTTAATGgtgcattcatttttaaaagtagattttttctgaaCTTTAATTTACtgagaaaatgcttttatttagtTCTCCCATTATCTTCCTAATACAATAGATGTTAGTTTCAACTAAAATCTTTAAACCATAGTATAGTCCTATTTAGCTGCTAAATTGATGGGGTAGATATTTACTGAACTACAATATCTTAGTGTTGGAAAAGGGTCTTAGAGATCAGTCTTAACTCCCCTCATTTTGCAACTGAAAACAAATGGAGACCCAAGTGAATGGAAGGTTTTGCCTGAGATCTCACAGTGAGTCAGTAGTAACACAGGGAATAAATTGTTCTCTTTTTGGGCCTGTTGTTGAGGAAATACCAGTCCtttcttaaaatatctttgaTGATAACAGTCATTTCACTCTTGGCATAGTACtgtacttcaaaaacaaaaacctgcaaCTTTCAGCTAGAAAAGCATGCAATGATTGATGGATGTGCATTGACCGAAGGTATTAACACTGCAACTCTGGTCTTAACACTGCCATTAGTAGACTCTACTTCTGGGGTTCTGATGCAGTATGTCTGAGCTTCTGTTTACTCTTTGAACTTTTGTTTCATGTAatgaaatttatgtatttatatctcactttgaaattatattataaaatcagTTTTACTTAAAGCTGATATGAAACTATTTTCTCAAACTTGTTTGTTTCTATTCACCTAAAGATTGATGGAGCCCTTACTGTAGGTACAATAGTGACCACAAGGAAATGAAACATAAGATACTCAGGAAACGTTTCCCAGACAAGCTAATCTCTTTAgccttttaattattaaataaatttttctaaaataaaaagtcatttaGCATCCCACTGTCTTAACCACGATAGCTGTTTCATTTTTAGCATTATCTTCTTTACATATATAATCATAGTAAACATCTCTTTTTATACCTTTTCACATAATATAATTTAAACTTTTACCATCAATATTTGAGTACCTGCATGTAACTAACAGACTGAGCAATTATGTTTTGTTCTTGTGCTATTTTCCTATGTATTGTAGCTGTAGCTGTTGCTTCCAAAATTTAATAGGTAAGAATTTGTTGTGTCCTCGCATTTAGGTTACTTTAATTTGCACTTATTGATCCTGTATGGAAAACATGTTTTATACTTATTGCAACTTTATTTTATCTTGTGTAAACTTGCTCTTTATATCCTTTGTTCATTCATCTTTTGTGATCTTATGTTACAAATACATTAAATGTACTTCTACTAAGTGGTTATAAAGTAgactctctttttcttatttataatataaatgccTTCATTTTATCTGTTTAAAAGATACAGATAAAGTGAAGGCATTTGAGACCAATGGCATGGGAAACCTTTTTGTTCCACAGTCTtaaagggaagcccctttatctCCATACCCCCTTCTATCCCCTTTATCACTCCTTGTTGTATCAGCAGGTCCGACAGCTATACTCTAAGATAGTTCTTCACTAGATAGGAGCAGTGGTGAGTATGTAACTTTTTCTCTCATTTGGAGCCTAGTAAATACTATCATCAAACATCTCGAAAATCTTTAACTTGTTTAGTATCAATGTTTCTGTATCACCTTGAAAACCAACATTTGTCTTTGAACACTTTCTTTCAGAGTCAAACAGAAAAATTGGCGAAGGTTTACCAGCCAAAACGCTCAGTCTTATCTCCTAAAAGTACTATTTCTGTTGCCCACCTTTTGGCTGCAAGACAAGACTTGTCAAAGATCTTAAGGACGAGCAGTGGCTCTATAAGAGAAAAGACTGCCTGTGCCATCAATAAGGTGACAAGACtacctttaattttctttcaaactcatttatttatatttttaaaatacagtaatttaaaatttaaaatatctttcttatCCCACAGGTGTTGATGGGCAGAGTTCCTGACAGAGGGGGTAGGCCCAATGAAATCGAACCTCCACCCCCAGAGATGCCACCGTGGCAGAAAAGGCAAGATGGCCCCCAGCAACCAGCAGGAGGacgaggaggcgggagagggggctATGAACATTCCTCGTacggaggaggacgaggaggtcATGAACAACAAGGCGGAGGGAGAGGTGGACGCGGCGGCTACGACCACGGTGGCCGcgggggaggaagaggaaataagcaCCAAGGAGGCTGGACAGACGGAGGGAGCGGGGGAGGGGGTGGCTACCAAGATGGCGGTTATCGCGATTCGGGTTTCCAGTCCAGTGGCTATCACGGTGGCCACAGTGGCGGCTATCAGGGCGGGGGTTACGGTGGCTTCCAGACATCTACATACACAGGAAGTGGATACCAGGGTGGTGGATATCAGCAGGACAATAGATACCAAGATGGTGGGCATCACGGTGATCGAGGCGGGGGTCGTGGAGGGAGAGGGGGTCGTGGAGGCCGAGGCGGACGCGCTGGCCAAGGAGGAGgttggggaggaagagggagccAGAATTATCATCAAGGAGGGCAATTTGAACAGCACTTCCAGCATGGAGGTTACCAGTATAATCATTCTGGATTTGGACAGGGAAGACATTATACTAGTTGAGGCTACATAGAACCTTACGTTTTGCTAGAGCTCAAGTAATAGAAACTAGTTTCAGAATCCTGAATTCAGCATTGATTTTGAATTAATGTGAGACCACCAGTGACAGGCAGATTCCTGCTTGGCATAAGcatttgtaggtcttcatacaatactgttcctttgtgtttttttttaaatgggcttACATAATGCTGTTTATTTGAGAAACACATACAATATCTCTCCTTTGAAGAATTTCTTAAAAGGTAATTAAAACTGCCTTCAACTGACCAGTAGACTAATTCCACAGTCAGAACATGcgtatttttctgaagaaattaCTTGAACAAGTAGTTTTCATGTTTTCAATATGcagttttgaaaaatgagaattcTTCTAGATTTTTTTAGATTTACAACTAGGAAACCTTCCTCATATTAACAATCCATTTATATGTGTTTTCCTTAAAGTATTCTAATGCCTATTTTCCAAGCACAGTTCTGCCCTGATTGGCTTTTTATTCAGAGAGGTTATGCAACATTAGCTTCATGATAGAACTTTAAGGTCAGTTCCTATTAAATGAGCTCTTCTGCAGATAGCACATTCAGTAGCCTTATCCTTTTGACAGAATACTGTACCATATGCTCAACTCTGAAAACCTTGAACACGGCCAAAATCCATAAAGA
This region of Ovis canadensis isolate MfBH-ARS-UI-01 breed Bighorn chromosome 3, ARS-UI_OviCan_v2, whole genome shotgun sequence genomic DNA includes:
- the FAM98A gene encoding protein FAM98A gives rise to the protein MECDLMETDILESLEDLGYKGPLLEDGALSQAVTAGASSPEFTKLCAWLVSELRVLCKLEENVQATNSPSEAEEFQLEVSGLLGEMNCPYLSLTSGDVTKRLLIQKNCLLLLTYLISELEAARMLCVNTLPKKAQEGGGSEVFQELKGICIALGMSKPPANITMFQFFSGIEKKLKETLAKVPPNHVGKPLLKKPMGPAHWEKIEAINQAVANEYEVRRKLLIKRLDVTVQSFGWSDRAKSQTEKLAKVYQPKRSVLSPKSTISVAHLLAARQDLSKILRTSSGSIREKTACAINKVLMGRVPDRGGRPNEIEPPPPEMPPWQKRQDGPQQPAGGRGGGRGGYEHSSYGGGRGGHEQQGGGRGGRGGYDHGGRGGGRGNKHQGGWTDGGSGGGGGYQDGGYRDSGFQSSGYHGGHSGGYQGGGYGGFQTSTYTGSGYQGGGYQQDNRYQDGGHHGDRGGGRGGRGGRGGRGGRAGQGGGWGGRGSQNYHQGGQFEQHFQHGGYQYNHSGFGQGRHYTS